Genomic window (Amaranthus tricolor cultivar Red isolate AtriRed21 chromosome 7, ASM2621246v1, whole genome shotgun sequence):
CAACAATGTTTTAGAGTATGGGACTCAATAATAGAGATTATTGcaaatataatcaaaaattgGGATAATTTTAGAacaattttttgttatatactccctccgaaccaatttagatgtcccatttgcttggacaCGATTATTAAAGATGGTGTGgtgtccattaaaaagggtaagtagtaaagggtaagtagtgaagggtagttgggtaagtacgGTAtatggggtatattcgtaattacttgtgtgaactaaggatatttaggtaaaaaaagattaacaaaaatagaaatgggacatcAAAAAAGACTTTATCAAATAAgtaaatgagacaactaaattggttcggagcgAGTATTTTTTTAGCTACCACCTATATTAcattaagtaattaaataaatgtatacataatatttaattatttgaatgttattttttattatttttaatgattataTATTGTTTGTGTTTTTATGTAATACAACTTTTATAAGTTGTACAATTTtagttataattattttataattattaatttcattaatttgTAACTAATTATGAGTCAAAATCAAACGAGTGATATGGGTCATGTTAAAATTGGCTAACTCACATGCCTGATTGTGAGCTATTCTTATGCCATAGGACTTCTCGTATCTATATAACCAATTTGTTGTTTGCGACAGAAGCCAGCTCTACGTTTGTCTCATCGTTATAGGCCATGTCACAAGTTGTATTATGTTGTCTTATTGATACTTATATACAATTTGTGTCCTTCCAACAAAATTTAGCTCTCTTTTGTGTTATCATGGATTTGGCATACGTAAAGGGTTTGAATGGTATAAAATTTGAGATTTTGAGTATAAAGATTAAATCTTTTTTATGATGGAAATTTTGGGTAAGATTTATTGCGTTGAAATCTAAGAGGGTGGGGAATTGAATGTATTTATGTTAAGATCGAATCGTCTATGTTTATGTATTGTCTCTCTCCCTCTATTTGTTTTCACACTCCACACTTATCTACTATCATTGAACACCTTCATAGTACTTGGAAAGCTACGTACAAGCTTCATATCCTTACAAAACATatcgaaaaataataatacaagtcAAAGGGAAGACAAAGCAAAACTGATAAACTTGTCGCTTATTCATTTCTAGTGTAAAAAATAACTATGAATCcaataaatttcaatttaattaaaaagaaaatagcaCTAATTCATTAAAGTAAtccaaataatataaaatataatctaGAGTTTTAAcaaattcattttcattttttttataaggtGTTTTTATATACGCGATTTGATTTTAGAATTAGTTGTTGATGATCTTGTAAGATTCATCTTCAATAATTCATATAATTTCACACTTATATTTAAATATGTTCATTCTTATATTTGTCCTTGTATTTAGTGTCGTTTTTGATATTTTGTAGGTCCTAAGTAAAATAATAGATATGAGTCAACTTTATAGAAGATCGATTCTGATCTTTAATAAGTACGTGAAAAGATAATATAGAAGAATCCccttaaattgaaataaattattttttcaagattcatcttcttcctcctctctCAAATATggctttttcttaaaaatatctACTATAGACTCACGAGTTAGACTGAAATTAAACCCTAAAAGAAGTGTGACTTGAGTGTTGTGTTAATTGATCATATAATTAGATGACAATTAAAGTGTAAAAGAATCAtgacttaaaagttaaaagtaaACAAAATGTTTATTAGACCTTAAGCAGGTGTGAGTGGTATAACATACTCCAATTCATGAATTAGTACACACTCTTATTGTGTGCATAAAACAAAGCAATGGAGTATTTCACATAGGTTTTCCATTGATAAATAAGGTAATGTGCTACACACTAGCTATGGGTGAATATCGGGAGACTAGAGAAGACTGTGCAAGAAAGCTGGTAAAGGAGCCAGCTGCAGACCCACTGTCCTCTTCTTTTCACGCCTGTTGGCTGCCTTGTTTCTGTTTTGACTCTTTATTTCCCAAGTCCCCCTTTGCAATATATATTGTTGTACTGTTGTATGTATTGTGAAGAACCAAGCCAAGAGCTTGAGcttcctatttatttttatcatattacTCTTATTCTTTATTCAAATGTATAGCTCACACTACTCTCTATTGATGTAATTCCTTCAATATTGTATTGAGCTTTCAAGTTCTTCTatcctttaaacacataatgATATACTAGCTTAGGATGGTGGTTGTAGCCTCATTAatggtgaaccaccttaaatcttggtgttattattatttattgctTAAATCACCTTAATACTTGCATATAACCATGTTTCATTAGTACACCTTCAAGCCATGATCATTAACCTTCCGTGCCACCTTTAGGCCCACGCTTTTGCATTCGTTAGTCTACTCTAACACTCTAACAAACCCCCTATGTATGATGAACCTTGGGCGGCGGCACTCTTTGCCTACCGGCCTCCAGAAACGGCCTTGCTAATAGACATGGAAAGAATCTACTAAAATctcatttaaatatatatttttatgttctttTATAATTAACCATTTTTGGTTAACCTTTATGTGCAAATAGTGCAAACAATCAATATGGTGCATATTTTATCATTCGTATTAATGCTTTGAAACTAATGAATAGATATCAATGAGTGTGCTGCTTCTTGGAGTAACCTATGTAGCATGGATTGTGTCAACACACCAGGAAGTTATAAATGCAAATGCGCAAGTGGATATTTTGGTGATGGCTATAAAAATGGTACTGCATGCACTAAGCACAAAAATAACAGCAAATCATCACTCAAGAAAATTACTATAGGTAATATTCAATAATTCTTTTATTCTTTGTGAATAGAAAATAAgaaatgttatatatatatatatatacatacatatatatatatacatatatatatatatatacatatatatatatatatatatatatatatatatatatatatactttcttcgttctgaaatacttgttacattatAGTTATTCGTACTTTTTattgttcaaacttattttaaatattgcagctaatttgtaagaaaaaatatagtcaagtaggcTCTTATGTGAATCGTCTAATcgaaaattttcataatattgactttttatattttttagtaagcataaaataacacattgaactacgtaaaaagtcaaatatagcaagtataattGAACAAAGGAAATATACATTATGTTGAGcataaaataatactccatctgttttcatttgttcttcccatttactttttgcgcaGATTCCAATGtaaacttaaaagtcaaataattttaattctaagttgttaaaaatcctaaaaagttgatatttagaaaatatgtattgagatgaatctaacaaaattctatataaatatatgttttctcatataatgatgataaattatagtcaaaatttgatactaaaattcgtaaattttattttgatggaacatgtatttaattatttatcaaatgttttatcataaaaaaactTTTGGACAAAATGATTACAGGGCTGAGTATTTCATTGGGTTCAATGCTTCTGCTCCTATGTTGCTGGAGATTGCACGTGTTGATCAGAAAAAGGTTGATTGCCAAGAAAAAGGCTGCATACTTCAAGAGAAATGGCGGCTTGTTGTTACAACAACATATGTCCTATGATGAAAGTATTTTAGCAAGAATGAAAATATTTCCTATAGACGAACTAGAGAAAGCAACTGACCATTTCAATAAGGATAGAATACTTGGAAAAGGAGGTCAAGGTACTGTTTATAAAGGCATGTTAAGTGAAGGTAAAATTGTAGCTATAAAGAAGTCGAAACTCGAAGCTGAAAGTCATTTAGTAGAATTCATTAATGAAGTCGTAATTTTATCGCAAATTAATCATCGAAATGTAGTTAAGTTGTTGGGATGTTGTTTGGAGACAGAAGTTCCATTACTAGTTTACGAGTTCATTCCAAATGGAACTCTTTTTCATCACATTCAACAACAAAATAAGGAATTTCCGATGACTTGGAGAATGCGCCTACAGATTGCTTCTGATACAGCCGGAGCTCTTGCTTATTTACACTCGTCAACGTCAACTCCAATACTTCATCGAGACATCAAATCCACTAATATACTTTTGGATGAAAAGTATAGAGCAAAGTTATCGGATTTTGGCATGTCAAAATCAATTCCTCTTGATCGAAATCATGTAACAACGCGTGTGGTGGGTACATTTGGTTATTTAGATCCAGAGTATTTCCAATCTAATCAGTTCACTGAGAAGAGCGATGTATATAGTTTTGGGGTTGTCCTAATTGAGCTTCTAACAGGAGAAAAGGCTATTCGTAATACATCTTCAGAAGACAAAAATTTGacttctttgtttcttttgtgtATGGAGAATTCTCATTTATTCGATATCATCGATACTCAAGTTCTAAAAGAGGGTTCAAAGAATGACTTTCTTGCTATAGCGAATCTTGCAAAGAGGTGTTTAAATTTAGAAGGAAGGAAGAGACCAACTATGAAGGAAGTTTTACAAGAAATAGAAAGAGTTTTGTCATCAATTCATTTGCCACAAAAGACTTGGCCAAATTCACAAGAACTAGCCACTAGCAATTCGAGTTCCGATGGTTTTTCTTCTAACATATTTTTTTCCGAAAATTATTCATGTTCCGCTGTAGAATCATTATTGTCCAATTCGAAAGGGCGCCTAGGCAAAATGAATTGAGATATAAAAGAAAAGAGAGGAAGAAAGAACACCAACATCTCCAGTTCAAGCATGTACTGAAGCTCTCTACTCATGCAAGAAGGAAGCAACAACTAGGCACAAGTATTTCAAGGATTCTTTGTAAGTTTTTCATGAGAGTGCCATTTCTTTTTGAAGCTTAAAATTCTTTTGGTTGATAAATTCTTTTGGGATTACTTTTGGGATTTGATGTATCATTTTGCGACTTACTCGAGGTCGAGCAAGGTTCAAGTGTGGGGAATTTGATAATAccttattttgtgtatttttccaTTTCAATTTCGATTTTATTAAGTAGAATTTAGATTTAactatataacaattagagaaattattTTATAGAATAGTTTAATTGATGTAATTCTCTAAGATGATAATTCTAGCTTTATTAGAAGGATATTATGTAAAAATATCATTTCAAGcaaagaagaagaagcaagCAAAGAATCGGATCAGACTGAGATGCGCGGCCCGCGGAGTTTTACGCGGCTCGCGCATGCGCGGCACGCGGAGTTCTACACGGGATGCGGAGTTCAATCTGTAGGCTAGGTGGCTATTTCACTTTTCCCATTTCggctttcattttcaattggatGTTTAGAGGGGTTTAGGAGGCGACTTGCAAAGAGGAATGATGAGCAAATCCAATGGCAAGAAGCttcatcaaatatttataaataggCAAGAAAGCTTAGGAATGAGAGCATcttgtaatttttcattaaaatacttcttcttctttattTCTGTTTTGCCATAGTTATGGAGCTTCAAgcttaatttttcatttcttgAGAAAAGTTGATTGGAAACTTGTAATTAATCATTGTAAGAATTCCTCTACTTAATATACTTTGGATTATTGAAAAGTTCTTATTATAATCTTATGAatattgtttgaattggaaatcaactatttttcttattattaccATATTCATTTATGTTAAATCTATTTGCAAAATTAGTTAGTTTTGTACTTGGATTAATGGTAGCAACTAGTTCTAATTGTGAATGCAGATTATGAATGATTAGAATCTAAatgaatttttcattttgattgaaaactatTTTCTTGAATAGTTTTAGCAAGCCTAttgattctcttttcttaaagcTATTATTGGATTGAATTTATTCTCTGATTGGAGtgaataaactaataataagaGCTTTACATTCAAACTGATTTTAATATTTAGCTACACTTAAGGAGAATAGAAGTATAATCATCTTCACAATAGGTAGTCAAAAGTGAATTTCTTAAGTAAAgaattcaatgatcaatgacaaacaAGAAGTATACAATCAACTTAACTCAAGATATCCTTTCCATTGATTTTTAGAAAACACCATTGTTGTAGATTTCACTTAGTTCATTGCTGGttcaagttattttatttcagaaaaacaaatcaataccctcccttttctttgtgttattgattgttttcaatttcatcTTCCAAAGCACATATCATACTAAAACCTTCTCAAATCCCATCTCTTTGTGGATACGAACCTTACTACCCTACTACATTAAGTTGTATTTGAAAAgtaagtaaatttattttttgttagagTTTAGGTGACTGAGAAATAATCTACCAGATATATCTATTCTCCAAGTGAAAAAAGTTCTCCTCTCTCCAAGATAATGTGGTAGTAAATTTCTTATCATTAGCAGGGGCAGATGATTACTTGCATATAGCAAATTccgataattttaaattaagactCAGACATCATTGGCCTTAATTACTTATGTACACAAAGGTCTTTATACATAAACACTTACACCTTGGTTACTATTTTTGAAGGGTACTAATTTGAAAGGGTGTTTGGTATTCCATTTGAGTGTTTGGACAAGTtttaatatatgtaaatatcttgtgactttaatttttatttttatatgtggCTTATTTCTAGTCAAAATGAGTCATATTCAATTTTAGTTGATCGGGTCAATAATCATAATGGAACGgatattttccaaaaaataaaaagaagaataTATCTTCGattaaacaagaaaaataatatatacagcaCTAAGGTTGTACATAAGAAAGAATCTTGTATTTtatttacgtaatttaatattatttttatttttgaaaacataagaatttaattatactttattagtTTATCATTTAATCTTTCTTGGGAAGTTAAAACAATTAcataaaatgataattttttttccaatttttagattaaattctcaaaaaaggttaaaattttttgataataaaagaaatttgttaattttttttataagtacAGCCTTAAAAGCTGTAAATATCATTACTCATTAAACAAATACactaaagttgaaaatttttaaggATTTGAAAGAGTTgaaatttttatagaaaaagaGTATGCGTTAATGGGTGAGAGATCAATGGAATTTAACATGAGAGGAGTTGAAATATATTCAATTTATGCCTTGTTAATAGCAAGAGAATTTGTTTGCATATTGAAGAACTCATGAAGCTGAAAAAGGGGAATGCATATACATCCAACAAAGGAAGCTACAAGAATCAGAAAAACTACCTGATAGAACTGAAAATACTGATGCATTTCTGTTCTAGTTAATTTCTGACACAAGATATTGAACTGAAAATACTATTTTTACATTTTGTACGAAAGGAATTCCTCGATGGGCTAACGAGGAGAACTCATCTCGATGATCAAATCCTTCTCAAAATTTAATTGTCGAGAAGAATACTCGTCTTGGAAGAACTGAATACAAGGGCCAGCAATATGACTTGGTAAACAGTTATTACTGGCGTTGCCTTGATTAGACCGAGGGTGCGTTACTTTCTTCTGCAATCCTTCTAACTCCCTTGCAACGTCTTTCATGGATGGCCTATCTTCTCCCTTTACGCTAAGGCATTGTTCGATAAGTCTTGCAATGGCGATGAGCTGCTCCTGTGATGCTTCCTTTAAAAGTTGAGGCTCAACGATGTCTAAAAACTGATTGCCCTTTATTGAACTAATGAAATGCATGGCTAAGTTTCTATCTTCCAGTCCTGTGTCCCAAGATATTGGCTTTTTCCTCGTTATAAGCTCTACCAAAACTACTCCGAAACTGTATACATCACTCTTTTCGGACAGATGACTAGTCAGAAAGTACTCTGGATCGAGATACCCAAATGTGCCTTGAACTAGAGTCGTAATTTGCGATTGATCAATAGGGACTAATCTCGACACTCCAAAATCTGCTATTTTGGCAGTGTAATTATCGTCCAACAGAATGTTGGACGACTTGATATCTCTATGAATTATAGGCATTGAAGCTGCAGAGTGAAGATAAGCAATTGCGTTAGCAGCCTCAGTTGCGATTCTTAGACTATGTTCCCAAGTGAGCCAACACGAACCATCATTGTGTATGTGATCAAAGAGATTACCATTCGGGACAAATTCATAAACTAACAAGGGCACTTCCGTTTCCAAGCAACATCCCAATAATTTTACCACATTTCGGTGGTTAATCTGTGTTAGGATGACAACCTCATTGATGAATGTTTCAACTTGACTCTCATCACTTACCTTGGATTTTTTTATCGCGACAACTTTATTATTAGGTAAAATTCCCTTATATACCGTACCAAAAGCACCTCGTCCTAGAATATTATGCTTGCTATAATTGTTGGTGGCTTCCCTCAACTCTCGagtggtataaatttttgtcgAATCATTGCTGCCTTGGTTCAAAGCAAGTCGTTGCTTCAACAAAAACCCACCATTTTGCTGGAAGAATTTCTCCTTCATTTTGATATGCCTACGTTTCTTGATAAAAAGGTATATGCAGCTTATGTTGCCAGACAACAGCATTAAGCCACCAATCGAACCTGCATAAATAATTTTCCTCTCCTTTTAGACAGTCGTATATCCTTACAATTACAACATTCCTTTACTCCAATactatcaaatataattacaacaTTCG
Coding sequences:
- the LOC130817874 gene encoding wall-associated receptor kinase-like 8, encoding MLKSVLFLNYLKWVSILAILGLKIIGTSSAKTSQIALPKCPENCGNITVPYPFGIGDACHYGSPFDDGRFFNLSCNFTTNPPSLALGNQVAIEKINLEGEFWAHYPISYRCYNSSSSTIPASEYRAFIRTKRFPLSTTKNMIGAIGCDTYVLLNGTINNNRQFRSGCLTVCASSEDVGTRTCSGIGCCLVSILHGVTNLDLVFKSLNDQQLVHDFNACSVAFVLAKDHAKKDNELPFSIKDILSQNDTSYRNLKFPVVFNWGIGDTSCAKARASKEIICKGNSKCVDRPYKEGYLCRCFQGFQGNPYLHDCQDINECAASWSNLCSMDCVNTPGSYKCKCASGYFGDGYKNGTACTKHKNNSKSSLKKITIGLSISLGSMLLLLCCWRLHVLIRKRLIAKKKAAYFKRNGGLLLQQHMSYDESILARMKIFPIDELEKATDHFNKDRILGKGGQGTVYKGMLSEGKIVAIKKSKLEAESHLVEFINEVVILSQINHRNVVKLLGCCLETEVPLLVYEFIPNGTLFHHIQQQNKEFPMTWRMRLQIASDTAGALAYLHSSTSTPILHRDIKSTNILLDEKYRAKLSDFGMSKSIPLDRNHVTTRVVGTFGYLDPEYFQSNQFTEKSDVYSFGVVLIELLTGEKAIRNTSSEDKNLTSLFLLCMENSHLFDIIDTQVLKEGSKNDFLAIANLAKRCLNLEGRKRPTMKEVLQEIERVLSSIHLPQKTWPNSQELATSNSSSDGFSSNIFFSENYSCSAVESLLSNSKGRLGKMN
- the LOC130817876 gene encoding putative wall-associated receptor kinase-like 16 isoform X2 — protein: MNMSLSANKVVDPNLIELAVVSAVLEWKPGDSTMPSDDPNVYCYPVADPPGNYNCYCKSGYYGNPYLPFGCQVPKECKGCKHGCSKEGNGYQCMSHDNHNPYTRLIILVVVGGSIGGLMLLSGNISCIYLFIKKRRHIKMKEKFFQQNGGFLLKQRLALNQGSNDSTKIYTTRELREATNNYSKHNILGRGAFGTVYKGILPNNKVVAIKKSKVSDESQVETFINEVVILTQINHRNVVKLLGCCLETEVPLLVYEFVPNGNLFDHIHNDGSCWLTWEHSLRIATEAANAIAYLHSAASMPIIHRDIKSSNILLDDNYTAKIADFGVSRLVPIDQSQITTLVQGTFGYLDPEYFLTSHLSEKSDVYSFGVVLVELITRKKPISWDTGLEDRNLAMHFISSIKGNQFLDIVEPQLLKEASQEQLIAIARLIEQCLSVKGEDRPSMKDVARELEGLQKKVTHPRSNQGNASNNCLPSHIAGPCIQFFQDEYSSRQLNFEKDLIIEMSSPR
- the LOC130817876 gene encoding putative wall-associated receptor kinase-like 16 isoform X1, with translation MFHPLFQIIIFALIVQGHALQFASDPPIAKPGCQDLCGNISIPYPFGIGKDCYHSLPYAVTCNTSLSHPQLILNKLNVEVEEISLDSLDTHTIAVNIPLQRTCSIQDVNISSINLRGSPYAFSGVFNSLFVGGCGSSALLLGKGNKIQGGCTTACDKSHTLTNNCNGRGCCSIPLPASLDFYRVNIFNFGNNGTNKCASIKLMNMSLSANKVVDPNLIELAVVSAVLEWKPGDSTMPSDDPNVYCYPVADPPGNYNCYCKSGYYGNPYLPFGCQVPKECKGCKHGCSKEGNGYQCMSHDNHNPYTRLIILVVVGGSIGGLMLLSGNISCIYLFIKKRRHIKMKEKFFQQNGGFLLKQRLALNQGSNDSTKIYTTRELREATNNYSKHNILGRGAFGTVYKGILPNNKVVAIKKSKVSDESQVETFINEVVILTQINHRNVVKLLGCCLETEVPLLVYEFVPNGNLFDHIHNDGSCWLTWEHSLRIATEAANAIAYLHSAASMPIIHRDIKSSNILLDDNYTAKIADFGVSRLVPIDQSQITTLVQGTFGYLDPEYFLTSHLSEKSDVYSFGVVLVELITRKKPISWDTGLEDRNLAMHFISSIKGNQFLDIVEPQLLKEASQEQLIAIARLIEQCLSVKGEDRPSMKDVARELEGLQKKVTHPRSNQGNASNNCLPSHIAGPCIQFFQDEYSSRQLNFEKDLIIEMSSPR